In one Nocardioides luteus genomic region, the following are encoded:
- a CDS encoding ABC transporter ATP-binding protein produces MSEPVLRLTDVSRVHGTGAAEVHALRGVSLAAYAGELVAIMGPSGSGKSSLLTIAGGLDSPTSGSVTVDGQDLGEAGISGRAKLRRTSIGYVFQDFNLIPALTAAENVALPLELDGAGRRSARAAARTALEEVGLDGFADRFPDEMSGGQRQRIAIARAIVGERRLILADEPTGALDTETGEDILKLIRARCDAGAAGVLVTHEPRYASWADRVIYVRDGLVVDEAGETPSTVFVDEVEA; encoded by the coding sequence ATGAGTGAACCCGTCCTCCGGCTCACCGACGTGAGCCGCGTCCACGGCACCGGCGCCGCCGAGGTCCACGCCCTGCGCGGCGTCAGCCTCGCTGCGTACGCCGGTGAGCTGGTCGCCATCATGGGGCCGAGCGGCTCCGGGAAGTCGTCGTTGCTCACCATCGCCGGTGGCCTCGACTCGCCGACCTCCGGGTCGGTGACCGTCGACGGCCAGGATCTCGGCGAGGCCGGGATCAGCGGGCGCGCCAAGCTGCGGCGTACGTCGATCGGCTACGTCTTCCAGGACTTCAACCTGATCCCGGCCCTGACCGCCGCCGAGAACGTCGCGCTGCCGTTGGAGCTCGACGGCGCCGGTCGCCGATCGGCGCGGGCTGCGGCGAGGACGGCCCTCGAGGAGGTCGGGCTCGACGGCTTCGCCGACCGGTTCCCCGACGAGATGTCCGGCGGGCAGCGGCAGCGGATCGCGATCGCCCGGGCGATCGTCGGCGAGCGCCGCCTGATCCTGGCCGACGAGCCGACCGGGGCCCTCGACACCGAGACCGGCGAGGACATCCTCAAGCTGATCCGCGCGCGCTGCGACGCGGGTGCGGCCGGTGTGCTCGTCACCCACGAGCCGCGCTACGCCAGCTGGGCCGACCGGGTCATCTACGTGCGCGACGGGCTCGTCGTCGACGAGGCCGGCGAGACGCCGAGCACGGTGTTCGTGGACGAGGTGGAGGCATGA
- a CDS encoding PadR family transcriptional regulator has protein sequence MSVKHALLALLEKPRYGYELRAEFEQRTGASWPLNVGQVYTTLSRLERDGLVEAGGTDAEGRSLYQLTEAGKVEVKGWFDTPVERTQPQRDELAIKLAVAVAVPSVDVGKVVQQQRNATMQALQGYRRQSRSGAGDDLAGGLVLDRLVFAAEAEIRWLDHCEARLRRAAASSTAPEPVEGGDR, from the coding sequence GTGTCCGTGAAGCACGCACTGCTGGCGCTGCTGGAGAAGCCGCGCTATGGCTACGAGCTGCGCGCCGAGTTCGAGCAGCGCACCGGCGCGAGCTGGCCGCTGAACGTCGGGCAGGTCTATACGACTCTGTCGCGACTCGAGCGTGACGGCCTCGTCGAGGCCGGAGGGACCGACGCGGAGGGACGGTCCCTCTATCAGCTGACCGAGGCCGGCAAGGTCGAGGTCAAGGGGTGGTTCGACACCCCCGTGGAGCGTACGCAGCCACAGCGCGACGAGCTCGCGATCAAGCTCGCGGTCGCGGTCGCGGTGCCGAGCGTGGACGTCGGCAAGGTCGTCCAGCAGCAGCGCAACGCGACGATGCAGGCGCTCCAGGGGTACCGGCGCCAGTCGCGGTCCGGTGCCGGGGACGACCTCGCCGGAGGGCTGGTCCTCGACCGTCTCGTCTTCGCGGCCGAGGCCGAGATCCGCTGGCTCGACCACTGCGAGGCCCGGCTCCGCCGGGCGGCCGCGTCGAGCACCGCGCCGGAACCCGTCGAAGGAGGGGACCGATGA
- a CDS encoding M4 family metallopeptidase has product MSARRRVVALTATALALGGLSVIPMAPPASAEPDPVATYQDRADVPLTIHRTTDGIADFIGSKTEAVDPLGATVKPAKAAQTHLDRAAEALGTDKKDLREASTSKAVGGGSVTRYEQYVDGLPVLGGEVVIGLDKARGLTSAATSLSEATDVAGPDESVRTKAEDAARAVVAKANHGATALTVDDEGAWLYDDDLISGPQIGETSVFRFSVTNGSTIRETVLVHAGTGRVLMHINEIAHANRRICDNANVRAAATGCADTSLTVKRREGDAPSGIADVDTAYDMLGATSDLYASLGLDLTDEIGWSSGATAKAITATTRYCEPTEPGYTPPCPMDNAFWNGQQIYLGQGLVVDDIVGHELTHGVIEKSSNLFYWHESGAINESMADIMGEIVDHRYATAGDSPTDWRVGEDSSFGAIRDLANPTVHDQPDRMTSSLWEADDLSYYADGGGVHTNSGVGNKTAYLISQGGTFNGRTITGIDAGDPTLQKTAALYLYTIQHLVSGSQYADLRRTLANSCSALVAAGTAGFTADDCTQVNLATDATELAKSPTKAGATRPAEAPNTCPAGSTGKAAVATPSLSRGVLWNPAPDAAQGIPANDRDGNGSDFGMNPDPETYGDPTASGLTTAAINVPAGKRTYLRFSHWYLFEWYTGSDPAYPTPEYYDGGEARLLVNGVATAIPSTAWVNGPKQKLLLNSPTRPLTGFGGDSNGWMSSRVDLSAFAGKTVQFQWVVRGDNVGSFIGWFVDGIELYTCNPLTIASTAPPTISGTPRVGYTLTATKGSWSPTATSVKYQWLRNGVPISGATASTYKLAGADHTKEIRVRVTAYSSTWPAANPGVRASAATARIAAGYLTAATPTIGGTRRVGYLLTAYPGAWKPSGITFSYQWLRNGVAISGATGKTYRLRSVDRGDRIRVRVTGRKAGYYTKTATSAATSTIR; this is encoded by the coding sequence GTGTCAGCTCGTAGACGCGTCGTCGCCCTGACTGCGACCGCACTTGCCCTCGGCGGGCTGAGCGTCATCCCGATGGCCCCGCCCGCCTCCGCCGAACCCGACCCGGTCGCGACCTACCAGGACCGTGCCGACGTCCCACTCACCATCCATCGCACCACCGACGGGATCGCCGACTTCATCGGTTCGAAGACCGAAGCCGTCGATCCGCTGGGGGCCACCGTCAAGCCCGCGAAGGCGGCTCAGACCCACCTCGACCGCGCCGCGGAGGCGCTGGGCACCGACAAGAAGGACCTGCGCGAGGCGTCGACCAGCAAGGCCGTCGGCGGTGGGTCGGTGACCAGATACGAGCAGTACGTCGACGGCCTCCCCGTCCTCGGCGGCGAGGTGGTCATCGGACTGGACAAGGCCCGCGGCCTCACCTCCGCGGCCACCAGCCTCTCCGAAGCCACGGATGTCGCCGGGCCCGACGAGTCCGTGCGGACGAAGGCCGAGGACGCGGCCAGGGCCGTGGTCGCCAAGGCCAACCACGGAGCCACCGCCCTCACCGTGGACGACGAGGGCGCCTGGCTCTACGACGACGACCTGATCAGCGGGCCGCAGATCGGCGAGACCAGCGTCTTCCGGTTCTCGGTGACCAACGGCTCCACCATCCGTGAGACCGTGCTCGTTCACGCCGGCACCGGCCGCGTACTCATGCACATCAACGAGATCGCCCACGCCAACCGCCGCATCTGCGACAACGCCAACGTCCGCGCCGCAGCGACCGGCTGCGCCGACACGAGCCTCACGGTCAAGCGGCGCGAGGGCGACGCACCCTCCGGGATCGCCGACGTCGACACGGCGTACGACATGCTCGGCGCGACCTCCGACCTCTACGCCTCCCTCGGTCTGGACCTGACCGACGAGATCGGCTGGTCCAGCGGCGCCACCGCCAAGGCGATCACCGCCACGACCCGCTACTGCGAGCCGACAGAGCCGGGCTACACGCCGCCGTGCCCGATGGACAACGCGTTCTGGAACGGTCAGCAGATCTACCTCGGCCAGGGCCTGGTGGTCGACGACATCGTCGGCCACGAGCTGACCCACGGGGTGATCGAGAAGAGCTCGAACCTCTTCTACTGGCACGAGTCGGGCGCCATCAACGAGTCGATGGCCGACATCATGGGCGAGATCGTCGACCACCGCTACGCCACCGCCGGCGACTCCCCGACCGACTGGCGCGTCGGCGAGGACTCCTCCTTCGGCGCGATCCGCGACCTCGCCAACCCGACGGTGCACGACCAGCCCGACCGGATGACCAGCTCGCTGTGGGAGGCCGACGACCTCAGCTACTACGCCGACGGCGGCGGCGTGCACACCAACAGCGGGGTCGGCAACAAGACGGCCTACCTGATCTCCCAGGGCGGCACCTTCAACGGCCGTACCATCACCGGCATCGACGCCGGTGACCCGACCCTGCAGAAGACCGCGGCCCTCTACCTCTACACGATCCAGCACCTCGTCTCCGGAAGCCAGTACGCCGACCTGCGCCGCACCCTGGCCAACAGCTGCTCCGCGCTGGTGGCCGCCGGCACCGCCGGCTTCACCGCGGACGACTGCACCCAGGTCAATCTCGCCACCGACGCGACCGAGCTGGCGAAGTCGCCCACCAAGGCGGGCGCGACCCGGCCCGCGGAGGCGCCCAACACCTGCCCCGCAGGAAGCACCGGCAAGGCCGCGGTGGCGACCCCGTCGCTCAGCCGAGGTGTGCTGTGGAACCCGGCGCCCGACGCGGCGCAGGGCATCCCCGCGAACGACCGTGACGGCAACGGCTCCGACTTCGGCATGAACCCCGACCCGGAGACGTACGGCGACCCGACGGCCAGCGGCCTGACGACGGCCGCGATCAACGTGCCGGCCGGAAAGCGGACCTACCTCCGGTTCAGCCACTGGTACCTCTTCGAGTGGTACACCGGCAGCGACCCCGCCTACCCCACGCCCGAGTACTACGACGGCGGCGAGGCGCGGTTGCTGGTCAACGGCGTCGCGACCGCCATCCCGTCCACGGCCTGGGTGAACGGCCCGAAGCAGAAGCTGCTGCTCAACAGCCCCACCCGGCCGCTGACCGGCTTCGGCGGCGACTCCAACGGCTGGATGAGCTCTCGGGTCGACCTGTCCGCGTTCGCCGGCAAGACCGTCCAGTTCCAGTGGGTCGTACGCGGCGACAATGTCGGCTCGTTCATCGGCTGGTTCGTCGACGGGATCGAGCTCTACACCTGCAACCCGCTGACCATCGCGAGCACCGCGCCGCCGACGATCAGCGGCACCCCGCGGGTGGGCTACACCCTGACGGCGACGAAGGGCTCGTGGAGCCCGACGGCCACGAGCGTGAAGTACCAGTGGCTGCGGAACGGCGTCCCGATCTCGGGTGCCACCGCGTCGACCTACAAGCTCGCCGGCGCCGACCACACCAAGGAGATCCGGGTCCGGGTGACGGCGTACTCCTCGACCTGGCCGGCCGCCAACCCAGGTGTCCGGGCGAGCGCGGCGACCGCGAGGATCGCGGCCGGCTACCTCACCGCGGCCACGCCGACGATCGGCGGCACCCGCAGGGTCGGCTATCTGCTCACCGCCTACCCCGGCGCCTGGAAGCCCTCCGGGATCACGTTCAGCTACCAGTGGCTGCGCAACGGCGTCGCGATCTCGGGCGCGACGGGAAAGACGTACCGCCTCCGGTCCGTCGACCGCGGCGACCGCATCCGCGTCCGGGTGACCGGCCGCAAGGCGGGCTACTACACCAAGACCGCCACCTCGGCGGCCACCAGCACCATCCGATGA
- a CDS encoding SPFH domain-containing protein, producing the protein MGETATILLIAVVAAGLVVASLLRRARRGECLVVTRHRRIVRIASDSMTVAVPGFHEVLEWPTGQIEIAVVVRTRTGDGQDVRVLATFSVDVDPPRVGAAYIDPRAVLHTALERRLGEAVRARPAARLTGPDGLGGTLAGTRIDGLAVGVVTEVVIDEVDLLLHPGRPDDGD; encoded by the coding sequence ATGGGGGAGACGGCGACGATTCTGCTGATCGCGGTGGTCGCGGCCGGCCTGGTGGTGGCCTCGCTGCTGCGGCGGGCCCGCCGTGGCGAGTGCCTGGTCGTGACCCGGCACCGGCGGATCGTCCGGATCGCCTCCGACTCGATGACCGTGGCGGTCCCCGGCTTCCACGAGGTGCTCGAGTGGCCGACCGGGCAGATCGAGATCGCGGTCGTCGTCCGGACCCGGACCGGGGACGGCCAGGACGTACGTGTCCTCGCCACGTTCTCCGTCGATGTCGACCCGCCTCGGGTCGGTGCGGCGTACATCGACCCGCGTGCGGTCCTGCACACGGCGTTGGAGCGCCGGCTCGGTGAGGCGGTCCGCGCCCGGCCGGCGGCCCGGCTGACCGGACCGGATGGCCTCGGCGGCACCTTGGCGGGCACCCGGATCGACGGCCTCGCCGTCGGCGTCGTGACCGAGGTGGTCATCGACGAGGTCGACCTGCTGCTGCATCCCGGCCGACCCGACGACGGCGACTGA
- a CDS encoding DUF4232 domain-containing protein encodes MSGGADRREVRVGIVAVALVLLVVVGCTVAVLWIRPVVSAAGTRTPESVSRILDISDEWRSVPGVRDVLAVDESRRVPGEDFGEADREEHSVSVEVTLEDDLTGAEAAAASKEVLRLVRPEITRGAPEAGPDRTGVSFTMGPPRITVGERGLNPGDAMGDALADAVALRDAGATSVSSTVADPQTGLPAKADVEAPQARLAALAAVARDRQRPVDLRGGDAWYRSNEVPDPAAVRLVVAASERRSVTSAQLAAPYEPLIVLVEAAEGDRVIGDVSRWLTAYQGYPVGSGQPLEYVVEGTRGGKVEGWVGGKTAAPTTMPPFGDGAPWPTDPAAPPCRPSDLEVTFGGQDAALGSRQAWLRARNLGRRACAIEDVPDVAFLNAAGARQTEVMVEPYEPSMVPERVVVPPAQSVMAVIDWQAMSTANDPDITTELLVTAMPGSTPTTLGVAVPDGPSGLDILDGAEVRISPWAQAVD; translated from the coding sequence ATGTCGGGCGGCGCTGACAGGCGCGAGGTCCGGGTGGGGATCGTGGCCGTCGCGCTCGTCCTGCTGGTCGTGGTCGGGTGCACGGTCGCGGTGCTCTGGATCCGGCCCGTTGTGTCGGCGGCCGGGACGAGAACACCGGAGTCGGTGTCGAGGATCCTCGACATCTCCGACGAGTGGCGGTCCGTCCCCGGCGTACGCGACGTTCTGGCCGTCGACGAGTCCCGGCGCGTCCCGGGGGAGGACTTCGGGGAGGCCGACCGTGAGGAGCACTCGGTCAGCGTCGAGGTGACCCTGGAGGACGATCTGACGGGGGCCGAGGCGGCCGCGGCGAGCAAGGAGGTGCTCCGGCTGGTTCGCCCCGAGATCACCCGAGGTGCGCCGGAGGCGGGGCCTGACCGTACCGGCGTCTCGTTCACGATGGGCCCTCCCCGGATCACCGTGGGCGAGCGTGGTCTGAACCCCGGTGATGCCATGGGTGATGCGCTCGCCGATGCCGTCGCGCTGCGAGACGCCGGGGCGACGTCGGTGTCGTCGACCGTCGCCGACCCGCAGACGGGGCTTCCTGCCAAGGCTGACGTAGAGGCGCCGCAGGCCCGCCTGGCCGCACTGGCCGCGGTCGCCCGCGACCGGCAGCGCCCGGTGGATCTCCGCGGTGGCGATGCGTGGTACCGGTCGAACGAGGTGCCCGATCCGGCGGCGGTGAGGCTCGTGGTGGCTGCCTCCGAGCGGCGGTCGGTGACCTCGGCCCAGCTGGCCGCTCCGTACGAACCGCTGATCGTCCTGGTCGAGGCCGCCGAGGGTGACCGGGTGATCGGCGACGTCAGCAGGTGGCTGACGGCCTACCAGGGCTATCCCGTGGGGTCGGGGCAGCCGCTGGAGTACGTGGTCGAAGGGACGCGCGGCGGCAAGGTCGAGGGCTGGGTCGGGGGAAAGACTGCGGCGCCGACGACGATGCCGCCGTTCGGTGACGGTGCGCCCTGGCCCACGGACCCGGCCGCGCCGCCGTGCCGGCCATCCGATCTCGAGGTCACCTTCGGCGGCCAGGACGCGGCTCTGGGATCGCGGCAGGCGTGGCTCCGGGCCCGCAACCTCGGCCGTCGGGCCTGTGCGATCGAAGACGTACCCGATGTCGCGTTCCTGAACGCCGCCGGTGCTCGGCAGACCGAGGTGATGGTCGAGCCGTACGAACCCTCGATGGTGCCCGAGCGCGTCGTCGTCCCTCCGGCGCAGTCGGTGATGGCGGTGATCGACTGGCAGGCGATGTCCACCGCGAACGACCCTGACATCACCACCGAGCTGCTCGTGACCGCGATGCCCGGCAGCACGCCCACCACGCTCGGTGTCGCGGTACCCGACGGGCCGAGCGGTCTCGACATCCTCGACGGGGCCGAGGTGAGGATCAGCCCGTGGGCACAGGCCGTCGACTGA
- a CDS encoding 3-hydroxyacyl-CoA dehydrogenase NAD-binding domain-containing protein: MSAVKYDKDADGIVTLTLDDPNQSANTMNELYKTSMAEAVEKLYAEADGVTGVVIASAKKTFFAGGDLKNMIQVRPENAAQVFEEVESIKATLRKLETFPKPVVAAINGAALGGGLEIALAAQHRIALDARYDIGLPEVSLGLLPGGGGVTRVVRLLGIMTGLMDVLGQGTKFKPAAALEKGLIHELVSSPDELVPAAKAWIKANPDEIAQPWDKPGYKMPGGKPTSPALAGFLPAFPPILRKQLKQSDMRAPKAILSAAVEGAMVDFDTATRIESRYFTSLVTGQQSKNMIQAFFFDLGAIGAGTLRPDGVEKFTATKVGVLGAGMMGAGIAYSFARAGAEVVLKDVAIESAEKGKAYTAKLNEKAVSRGKLTQEKADEILDRITPTVAPEDFAGVDVVVEAVFEDVSLKQKVFNEIAPFVNKDAVLCSNTSTLPITELAKGIDRPADFIGLHFFSPVDKMPLVEIIKGSETSDVALAKAYDIVQQIKKTPIVVNDSRGFYTSRVIGTQIQEGLELLAEGFAPYSLERAATQAGFPVGPLQIADELNHELMVKIARTTREAAGIEELTTTERVLNPLIEAGRSGKLKGAGFYDYVDGKRGSIWADLGTVFPVAEEQIPIRDAEERMLFIEALETAKCFEEGVITSAAHANIGSIFGIGFPPQTGGAAQFITGYEAADGSIGIEAFLARADELAEKYGERFRPTQYLRDLAAKGEGFPA, from the coding sequence ATGAGCGCAGTCAAGTACGACAAGGATGCCGACGGCATCGTCACGCTGACCCTGGACGACCCGAACCAGTCGGCCAACACCATGAACGAGCTGTACAAGACCTCGATGGCGGAGGCCGTCGAGAAGCTGTACGCCGAGGCGGACGGCGTCACCGGCGTCGTCATCGCGTCCGCGAAGAAGACCTTCTTCGCCGGCGGTGACCTCAAGAACATGATCCAGGTGCGGCCGGAGAACGCCGCCCAGGTCTTCGAGGAGGTCGAGTCGATCAAGGCGACCCTCCGCAAGCTGGAGACCTTCCCCAAGCCGGTCGTCGCGGCGATCAACGGCGCCGCCCTCGGTGGCGGTCTGGAGATCGCGCTGGCCGCCCAGCACCGGATCGCCCTCGACGCCCGCTACGACATCGGTCTGCCCGAGGTCTCCCTCGGCCTGCTGCCCGGTGGCGGTGGCGTCACCCGCGTCGTACGTCTCCTCGGCATCATGACCGGCCTGATGGACGTCCTCGGCCAGGGCACGAAGTTCAAGCCCGCCGCTGCCCTCGAGAAGGGCCTGATCCACGAGCTGGTCTCCTCCCCCGATGAGCTCGTGCCCGCCGCGAAGGCGTGGATCAAGGCCAACCCCGACGAGATCGCGCAGCCGTGGGACAAGCCGGGCTACAAGATGCCCGGTGGCAAGCCGACCTCCCCGGCTCTCGCCGGTTTCCTGCCGGCGTTCCCGCCGATCCTGCGCAAGCAGCTCAAGCAGTCCGACATGCGTGCGCCGAAGGCGATCCTGTCGGCCGCGGTCGAGGGTGCGATGGTCGACTTCGACACCGCCACCCGGATCGAGTCGCGCTACTTCACCTCGCTGGTCACCGGCCAGCAGTCGAAGAACATGATCCAGGCGTTCTTCTTCGACCTCGGCGCCATCGGCGCCGGCACGCTGCGTCCCGACGGCGTCGAGAAGTTCACCGCGACCAAGGTCGGCGTGCTCGGTGCCGGGATGATGGGTGCGGGCATCGCGTACTCCTTCGCCCGTGCGGGTGCGGAGGTCGTCCTCAAGGACGTCGCCATCGAGTCGGCCGAGAAGGGCAAGGCCTACACCGCCAAGCTCAACGAGAAGGCCGTCTCCCGCGGCAAGCTGACCCAGGAGAAGGCCGACGAGATCCTCGACCGGATCACCCCGACTGTCGCCCCGGAGGACTTCGCCGGCGTCGACGTCGTCGTCGAGGCGGTCTTCGAGGACGTGTCGCTGAAGCAGAAGGTCTTCAACGAGATCGCCCCGTTCGTCAACAAGGACGCGGTGCTCTGCTCCAACACCTCGACGCTGCCGATCACCGAGCTCGCCAAGGGGATCGACCGCCCGGCCGACTTCATCGGTCTGCACTTCTTCTCGCCCGTCGACAAGATGCCGCTGGTCGAGATCATCAAGGGTTCCGAGACGAGCGACGTCGCGCTGGCCAAGGCCTACGACATCGTCCAGCAGATCAAGAAGACCCCGATCGTCGTCAACGACAGCCGCGGCTTCTACACCTCGCGCGTCATCGGCACCCAGATCCAGGAGGGTCTGGAGCTGCTCGCCGAGGGCTTCGCGCCCTACTCGCTCGAGCGCGCCGCGACCCAGGCCGGGTTCCCGGTCGGCCCGCTGCAGATCGCCGACGAGCTCAACCACGAGCTCATGGTCAAGATCGCTCGTACGACGCGGGAGGCCGCCGGAATCGAGGAGCTGACCACCACGGAGCGGGTGCTCAACCCGCTCATCGAGGCGGGTCGCTCCGGCAAGCTCAAGGGTGCCGGGTTCTACGACTACGTCGACGGCAAGCGTGGCTCGATCTGGGCCGACCTCGGGACCGTGTTCCCGGTCGCCGAGGAGCAGATCCCGATCCGGGACGCCGAGGAGCGGATGCTCTTCATCGAGGCCCTGGAGACCGCGAAGTGCTTCGAGGAAGGTGTCATCACCTCCGCCGCGCACGCCAACATCGGCTCCATCTTCGGCATCGGCTTCCCGCCGCAGACCGGTGGTGCGGCCCAGTTCATCACCGGCTACGAGGCCGCCGACGGCTCGATCGGCATCGAGGCGTTCCTGGCTCGTGCCGACGAGCTGGCCGAGAAGTACGGCGAGCGGTTCCGCCCGACGCAGTACCTCCGCGACCTCGCGGCCAAGGGTGAGGGCTTCCCGGCCTGA
- a CDS encoding acetyl-CoA C-acetyltransferase, translating into MAEAFIYDHLRTPRGKGKKTGALHEVKPIDLVVGLIDEARKRNPNLDPALIDDVVLGVVTPVGEQGGDIAKTAAIKAGLPETTAGVQLNRFCASGLEAVNQAASRVRGGFEDLILAGGVESMSKAPMGSDGGAWAQDPDTALKTGFVPQGIGADLIATLEGFSRADVDRYAAQSHARAAAAWENGYFKDAVIPVVDQNGLTVLDHDELIRPGTTAETLAGLKPSFLQQGQEAGFDDVALAKYHWVEKIDHVHHAGNSSGIVDGSALMLIGSEEAGKANGLTPRARIVSAAVSGADPTIMLTGPAPASRKALAKAGLTVDDIDLFEINEAFAAVAMRFMKDMGIDESITNVNGGAIAMGHPLGATGAIILGTLVDELERQGKQRGLATLCVGGGMGIATIVELV; encoded by the coding sequence ATGGCTGAAGCATTCATCTATGACCACCTGCGCACGCCGCGCGGGAAGGGTAAGAAGACCGGAGCGCTCCACGAGGTCAAGCCGATCGACCTGGTGGTCGGCCTGATCGATGAGGCTCGCAAGCGCAACCCCAACCTCGACCCGGCGCTGATCGACGACGTCGTCCTCGGCGTCGTCACCCCCGTCGGCGAGCAGGGCGGTGACATCGCCAAGACCGCCGCCATCAAGGCCGGTCTCCCCGAGACGACCGCGGGTGTGCAGCTCAACCGCTTCTGCGCCTCCGGGCTGGAGGCCGTGAACCAGGCCGCCTCCCGCGTACGCGGCGGCTTCGAGGACCTCATCCTCGCCGGTGGCGTGGAGTCGATGAGCAAGGCGCCGATGGGCAGCGACGGCGGTGCCTGGGCGCAGGACCCCGACACCGCCCTCAAGACCGGCTTCGTGCCGCAGGGCATCGGCGCCGACCTGATCGCGACCCTCGAGGGCTTCAGCCGCGCGGACGTCGACCGCTACGCCGCCCAGTCGCACGCCCGGGCTGCCGCCGCCTGGGAGAACGGCTACTTCAAGGACGCCGTCATCCCGGTCGTGGACCAGAACGGTCTCACCGTGCTCGACCATGACGAGCTGATCCGCCCCGGCACGACCGCCGAGACGCTGGCCGGCCTCAAGCCGTCCTTCCTCCAGCAGGGCCAGGAGGCCGGCTTCGACGACGTCGCGCTGGCCAAGTACCACTGGGTCGAGAAGATCGACCACGTCCACCACGCCGGCAACTCCTCCGGCATCGTCGACGGCTCCGCGCTGATGCTGATCGGCTCCGAGGAGGCCGGCAAGGCCAACGGCCTCACCCCGCGCGCCCGGATCGTCTCGGCCGCCGTCTCCGGTGCCGACCCCACGATCATGCTCACCGGGCCGGCGCCGGCCTCGCGCAAGGCGCTGGCCAAGGCCGGTCTCACCGTCGACGACATCGACCTGTTCGAGATCAACGAGGCGTTCGCCGCGGTCGCGATGCGGTTCATGAAGGACATGGGCATCGACGAGTCGATCACCAACGTCAACGGCGGCGCGATCGCCATGGGCCACCCGCTGGGCGCGACCGGGGCCATCATCCTCGGCACCCTGGTCGACGAGCTCGAGCGTCAGGGCAAGCAGCGCGGCCTCGCCACGCTGTGCGTCGGTGGCGGCATGGGTATCGCGACGATCGTCGAGCTGGTCTGA